Below is a genomic region from Williamwhitmania taraxaci.
TAATCAGTAACCCCGATGATAGCATATTCACCTTCTACACGAATCCATTCGTGATCTTTGGTGTACTTGAGATTAGCAGGTACGTTCATGTTTTATTGTTTTGATTGTTAGGTCGTTTGATAATAATTACAAGTTCAAAGGTAAAACAATTTACATTTTCCCCAAGTGATATATACCATGTTTAGTAATATACTTCAGCTGTTTTTAAAGATTCTAAGGAAGAGATTAAAACCCGAGCATCAATTTTTTAACAGTTTGATGAAACTACAACTCAACCCGTAAGCTAAATCCAAAGTTTGATGTGGCGATCGGGAAAACATTACTCACATAAGGTGCATTCACTGTTCTGTCGAAATAGGCGCGAAGCGTAACTTTTTCGCTCACCGTATAATCAGCATTTACTTTAATCGTGGTAATCTTCTGTCCGCCACTAATTTCGTCGATATCTTCGGCAAGCCTGCGCAGGAAGTTTTTAACATTCCGGATGGAAACATCAGTCGTTATCCTTAGGTTGGTCTTATTGACCTTTTGTGCACCCGTAGCTGGATTTCCGAAAATGAGGGGCACATTGTCGAAGCGGTAACCGACTCCAAAAATATACTCCCACGATGTTTGCTCTGTTAGCTGATTGCTCGAGAAGCTCATCGCTAAGTTTCGAGAACGACGAACCTCACCCTTGGTTGTTAGATTATTTTGCCATCCTAAATCGACACTAATAAGCGGGCTGAATTGCTCAGAAATAGACACATTCAGAATATCGCGTTTGGCAACAAAATCGTTTTGCGCATTTCGGATATAGGAAAAGCCATCGCCATTCTCCATAAAGGAAGAGTTGGTAGTATAAGAGCCAATACTGTAAACCGACTTGTAACCATGCGAAAGCGTAACGCTCTTAAAGTAGGTTTTAAATGGCGCCAACTTGGCCAGACCATTGTAGGTAACCTGCCAGTTTGGCAAAGGTATTTTGGGGAAATTATCGAGGCTTACAGATGATGAGCTGGTGTTGGTGTAGGCGGCAAGGAATGCCGGAATTAGAACCTCTTGAGAAAGTGGACCATAGCCAGCAAAATATCCAGTGGTGGCATCAATTGCAGATGGATCGTAGCCCTGAATTGTGTTAATCACTCGCTTTTCGGCCAACCGTTTTGATATTTCAAAACGATTCTTTTTGAATTGCTCAAATGCATCCGACCGGTAATTATTGCTACTGGTCGATTCCTCAAATGCCGTTGAGATACACATTACAGATACGCTGTAGTTTCCGCTGATTAGTGGATCACTGCCACTGAAAGCACCGCTACTATTAGCGGTCCAGTATTCGCTCCTGTTCTGGGAAAAGGTGCGGAGACCGGTAATGTCAATCCGGAAATCAGGAATTGGCTCAATGGTAATTCTCAAGTTTATGTTCTCTGTTCTATTAATGGCAAACGGATTATTAAGGGTGGTATCCTTCGAAAGCCAGCCGTTTTTTGCCGCTTCCAGTGGGAAGGCTTGGTCTTGATTACCTAAAACAAAAGGCCAGCCGGGAGCGGTAACGCGCGAATAATCGGTCAATCCCATCATCTTGGTTCCAGGCTTGTAGCCGGGCAATATCATTCCTCCAACCTGAGAATAAGTGAATGATATGTTCTTCACCGACATAAGCAACCGAAGCGATAATTTCCCTGCAAACACAAGCGGGCTGTTTCGCTTCTCCACCTTTCCTATCACAACGATCTTGGCATTTGAGATATCCTCGTCCGAAGTAACTCGAACCCTATCGGGTGTATCAGCATCAATAATAATTTTTATTTCTTTTCCGTCTGCCGAGGTTACTTTCACCTTTACATCCTGTGTTCCAAGTTTGTGGTAAACGCTTCGCGCTTTTTTCGCAGTTGCCGATAGTGTAGCCTCGTAGGTTACCTCCTTAAATTCTTTCTTTTTATTTGGATTAGGCCTACCCATTTGGTCGAACTCGTTGTTTATTCGCTTAAGAAGACCAATCTTGTTATACAGGGTAACCATATTAAATCCTCCTGTGAACTGCAGGGTTTGGCTATTCTTTATGGTATTCCCCGGATCGAGGGAACTTGTATCGGGCATTATTGGACCTGCATCCCACTCATATGTTCCGGAATAACGGGCATTAGCATTGGTAAAATCAAGAAGCGGAAATTTATTTATTGGGATATTGTAGGTTACGTTAAAATTGTGGTTGTAGTTAACGTTGCGGCCAAAGTTGCGAGCATTTGCCCAAACAGAGTCACGCCAGTTTTCATATCCTAAGGGATCACGGTCCTTGTCCACCATCCCAACAGGCTCATCAATTCGTGCAAGATTTGTTGCGGCAAAATCAATTTTTATCGACCGAGTAGGTTCATAAGAGAGAGAGTAAAACCGAGTCCATGCAAAATCCTTGGAATAGGTTGGCATAATGATCTGGTTTTTATTGTTTAAGTTCCGGCGCTGCTCCTCCCGGTAGGAGCGATTAATATCGGTTCGGAAGGCAACCTGAGAAGGAACCAAATTGAAATTAAAGTCCCGAATCAGATTCATCGACTTGGGGCGGAAGAGTTTCATCTTTTGAAAGGGCGAAATGGTAATAGGCCGTGTGTTAAAATTGTAGCCCAGCACACCACGGTACTCCTTCTGAATACGGTGATCCAAATCCACATTGCGAGCAAACAACTCGCTGTATGAATAGGTCGTTGCCCAGTTTGCAATGTCATAAAAACGTGGTTGTCCCTTTGTTTTAACGAACTTAACATTGGTGAAGTTGATGCTCTTGCGCCGAGTATAGTCCTGTGAATACCTCTTTATAGAGTCGCGCTCGTGCTTGGAATCTGCATTATCCAACGCATCCTGTAAGCGAATATCTTGGTCGAGTGGATTATACTCCGGATTCTTAAATATCTCGGAATAACCAATAAACATCGGGATTTTAAGGCCTAATTTGTCGGGGAAGAAGCGACCCAACTCAAAATTAGAAGCCACATCATACTGATAAATATTCTCTTTGCTCCGCTCGTTCACATTGCTCTCTATGGAACCAAAACCAGCCTTAATGATACTTCCGGCAACGGACACATTACCCAAGTCGGCCAACTTGATGGATGTTCGAGCATTGGCAGCCCATCCACCGCTTTCGTCAAAAGAGGTGAGTCGCAACTCGTTTACCCATACAATACCCGACTTTGCCTGACCATCGTCACTCGAAGAGCGGTTTTTTGAAGGATTGCGCACTCCAATAAGGATTACCTTTACTTGACTGAGAGAGGGATTACCCACAACCTTAATCTTACGCGCTCCATCGGGTACCTCATACACGGTGGAAAGTGTAACCATTGACCCAGGTTTATGCATGGCATCGTTGCGAAGAGTCTTCGCATCGGGGAATCGTTCCAACTCAAAACTAAGCTTATTAGACTCAGGCCAAACCGCTTGTCGCCCAGCATCATTATTGGCGTAGTAACCAGCAGGCGTAACGGAAAGCGGGATTTCATACTCATAGTAGTTGTTCTTCTGATCGCTACCAAATCGTATGAATATACTCATATCGCCACCGGAAAGGCCGTATCCTTCCAGGGCCTCGGCGTGCACGTCCATCATAATGTTCTTATACTGTCGAACATCATAACCTGCGGTCTTGAATATACCTCTACCGTCCCCATCTTGCAGATCCTTTAGGGTAAGCATTAGAGCCTGCTCGTTAAGCTGCCTTACCTGTGGATTGGAGGGGTCAATAACCCGAGATATTCCCGGAGGTAATATGTAGTTAACTGGCTGACGGGATGAATTTTCTTCGACATTAACAGTAGAAATATCGAAGGCTGGATCTTCGGCATCGGTGGAACCAAGTCCCTCTTGTCCCTCCTGAAGCGAACGGTTGTACTTGCGCCACTCCCCTCTTACCAACTCTAGACGAGCAAAACGAAGAATAACGGTATCCTGAAAACCCTTAAGCATCATCCGCATAAATCGAATGGACTTAAAATCTTGTATGGACCCGAAATTTTGTTCATACTCGGAAATTGGAACCTTAAATTGATACCATTTAACCTTGCCCTTCGATCCATTTGCTAGATCAACGTTCGCTTCCCGTATATCTGTAACAAAGTTTCTCCCTATCTGCAATCCGGCTGGAGTAAGATGCACGCGATATTGATAGTAACTTTCGGCATCGGAGAGGGTATTATCAGAGTTAATGTCTTCCACATCGGGCATTGAAGTTGCCGAAGTAGTGTATCCATCGGAGGTGCTACCAGCAGAGTTTCCCTCTGGATTATTATACTTCTTATATCGGTCAAGAATGCTAACCTCATCCTTATCGTAATCGGCACCCCTATAAAAATGATAGTCATCCGAAGCAGGATCGGCGCTAGCCTGCTGGGCGATGGGGCTACCTGCGCCAAACTTTGTCTGCATTTCCGTGACGTAGGACTGAAAGAAATTATACTCATTGGTACTGCTCAATCCATCGAGTCCAACATCCTGCAAGCGACGTTTTTCCTCATCATTGTCGAAAGATTTCACCAAACTCTGCACCAGCGGTATACGCCCCCACCTAGTGGTGTCAACCCTTGTAAGATCGGCAGAAGTAGGTAATCCCTGCTCAAATGATTTGCGGCCATCTCGTAGAATATCTTCCGAAATATTTCCAAGGTTAAAGAGCAGATCTCCCCCTGTTGAACTTTGATTATAAACAAAAGGATCCATCATCCAAAAGGAGATGTAGTCAATATTTGAAGCCTCGAAATCGGTAATGGGTAGCGAACGCATAATACCACCCCACCGATTCTTTGGGTTTAAAAGTTTTCCCGTAGTACCATCAACTCCTATCCAGTCAAAATTGTAGGGTCCTCGCTCTTGAGGATAAAACGAAAGGTTAAGCGTTGGAATGTTCGAAGGCAAACCATCCACTTGGTCTTTGTTAAATATCTCCTGCTCATTGACTTCCCGCACAAAATGGTTCGAGAGTTGCTCCTTATCCTTCTTTATATGCGAGGGTGTATAGGAAGTAGTCCGGTTAAACAGCGGATCGATAGTAAACCATGCCAACTTTGCACGATTATATCCATACCTTAGATCGTTTGTGAGATCCCCCTCGGGAAAACCGTTTGCGCCCGGTTGCAACTGTGGCGTGGAGGATAAAACCCAGGCACTCCACTGGCGTAAGTCGATGGATGACTCACTTCCCTCAAAGTCGTCGATATAAGCAGTTCCCGAGGACCCAATGGCTTTTGAATGACCTGGGGAGAGTTTTGCAAACTCACCCTCGAATAAGATGCTCGACGGTTCCTTGGTTTGGATAAACGGCAACTTATCTACCATCTTGGTAAGAAATCGGGAATCGGTCTTATAGGATCCGTTCAAACCCCAAATAGTGTTCGAAATAGGCTCGGCACCATAGTTAACCTTTTGGGTCAATGGTCGCTCGGTAAGGTTTAAAACCGTAGCGCCAAGGTTAAAGTTGTCGGAAAACTCATAGTTGAAGTGTGACCCTACCAGCGTCTTTGTTTGAAAGTTGAACGCTGAATTATTTTCAAGAGAGATCTTTATGGGCGTTCCCGACTCGAGCAATCCTGTATTAATAATTTTTACTCGTCCCAGGACATAATCAACCGAGTAGTCGACATTTTCCACGAGCTTCATCCCCCCAGCAGTAACAACCACTGATCCTTGGGGTACATTCATGGCATTTAGTGGAATATCTGAACCTCCCGACGATTGGTAACTGCCCGAAAGTAAGAACTTGTTCTTTTCAGGGACTTGTCTCGCCTTGGTTTGGGTAGAATCGTAAAGTTCCTCGTAAACATACTTATCGGCGAAGGTGCCAAGTTTTGGTCGTAGGTTACGACCAAATGGTTCAAGAACGGGGAAAATAATTCTACCATTTCCCGAGAGTATGGTAACACCTTCAATAAAGTCGAATACTCCATCGGGATATGGATCCAACTGACTATTGACATTGTCGAGCCGCATGACTTTAAGGAGTGGTTGGTTGGCAATGCCCCCTTCCTTAATATAGTTAACAGC
It encodes:
- the sov gene encoding T9SS outer membrane translocon Sov/SprA → MKRFVFFAIASVFIFSIRISFGSGLYASSGVCVFSGYAFHAQDTAVLRYPMRSLNDPTTAGNTSPLFLKTPLNAGYIVEFNAATGQYVFYQKVGNNKGLTVKVMSQEEYQNFQQQNSLRNYWEQKRQAEAGTSSSSSFLPDLQLGGETFDRIFGSNKIDIKPQGNAELILGLNTSRTDNPSLPLQLRKTTTFDFQSKIQMNVAGKIGDKLKMQVNYNTEATFDFENNVKLEYTGYEDEIIQKIEAGNVSLPLSGSLITGSQSLFGFKTELKFGNLTVTSIVSQQKSQSQSINVKGGAQTSDFEVRSDNYDVNRHFFLGQFFRDIYDKSLSTLPVISSGVTVNKIEVWVTNKAGNYDNARDILGLMDLGEGTTNISNSYFSQSPGKGPNPSNDINTAFSLMDTSNHDIRSISKINAFLNPLGLQSGRDYEKVEKARKLTPSEYTINPSLGFISLNTSLNADEVLAVAYEYSYRGKTYKVGELTSEGITSTKALIVKLLKGTNLSPRLNTWKLMMKNIYSIGAYQVSKDNFILDILYEDAATGKAVNYIKEGGIANQPLLKVMRLDNVNSQLDPYPDGVFDFIEGVTILSGNGRIIFPVLEPFGRNLRPKLGTFADKYVYEELYDSTQTKARQVPEKNKFLLSGSYQSSGGSDIPLNAMNVPQGSVVVTAGGMKLVENVDYSVDYVLGRVKIINTGLLESGTPIKISLENNSAFNFQTKTLVGSHFNYEFSDNFNLGATVLNLTERPLTQKVNYGAEPISNTIWGLNGSYKTDSRFLTKMVDKLPFIQTKEPSSILFEGEFAKLSPGHSKAIGSSGTAYIDDFEGSESSIDLRQWSAWVLSSTPQLQPGANGFPEGDLTNDLRYGYNRAKLAWFTIDPLFNRTTSYTPSHIKKDKEQLSNHFVREVNEQEIFNKDQVDGLPSNIPTLNLSFYPQERGPYNFDWIGVDGTTGKLLNPKNRWGGIMRSLPITDFEASNIDYISFWMMDPFVYNQSSTGGDLLFNLGNISEDILRDGRKSFEQGLPTSADLTRVDTTRWGRIPLVQSLVKSFDNDEEKRRLQDVGLDGLSSTNEYNFFQSYVTEMQTKFGAGSPIAQQASADPASDDYHFYRGADYDKDEVSILDRYKKYNNPEGNSAGSTSDGYTTSATSMPDVEDINSDNTLSDAESYYQYRVHLTPAGLQIGRNFVTDIREANVDLANGSKGKVKWYQFKVPISEYEQNFGSIQDFKSIRFMRMMLKGFQDTVILRFARLELVRGEWRKYNRSLQEGQEGLGSTDAEDPAFDISTVNVEENSSRQPVNYILPPGISRVIDPSNPQVRQLNEQALMLTLKDLQDGDGRGIFKTAGYDVRQYKNIMMDVHAEALEGYGLSGGDMSIFIRFGSDQKNNYYEYEIPLSVTPAGYYANNDAGRQAVWPESNKLSFELERFPDAKTLRNDAMHKPGSMVTLSTVYEVPDGARKIKVVGNPSLSQVKVILIGVRNPSKNRSSSDDGQAKSGIVWVNELRLTSFDESGGWAANARTSIKLADLGNVSVAGSIIKAGFGSIESNVNERSKENIYQYDVASNFELGRFFPDKLGLKIPMFIGYSEIFKNPEYNPLDQDIRLQDALDNADSKHERDSIKRYSQDYTRRKSINFTNVKFVKTKGQPRFYDIANWATTYSYSELFARNVDLDHRIQKEYRGVLGYNFNTRPITISPFQKMKLFRPKSMNLIRDFNFNLVPSQVAFRTDINRSYREEQRRNLNNKNQIIMPTYSKDFAWTRFYSLSYEPTRSIKIDFAATNLARIDEPVGMVDKDRDPLGYENWRDSVWANARNFGRNVNYNHNFNVTYNIPINKFPLLDFTNANARYSGTYEWDAGPIMPDTSSLDPGNTIKNSQTLQFTGGFNMVTLYNKIGLLKRINNEFDQMGRPNPNKKKEFKEVTYEATLSATAKKARSVYHKLGTQDVKVKVTSADGKEIKIIIDADTPDRVRVTSDEDISNAKIVVIGKVEKRNSPLVFAGKLSLRLLMSVKNISFTYSQVGGMILPGYKPGTKMMGLTDYSRVTAPGWPFVLGNQDQAFPLEAAKNGWLSKDTTLNNPFAINRTENINLRITIEPIPDFRIDITGLRTFSQNRSEYWTANSSGAFSGSDPLISGNYSVSVMCISTAFEESTSSNNYRSDAFEQFKKNRFEISKRLAEKRVINTIQGYDPSAIDATTGYFAGYGPLSQEVLIPAFLAAYTNTSSSSVSLDNFPKIPLPNWQVTYNGLAKLAPFKTYFKSVTLSHGYKSVYSIGSYTTNSSFMENGDGFSYIRNAQNDFVAKRDILNVSISEQFSPLISVDLGWQNNLTTKGEVRRSRNLAMSFSSNQLTEQTSWEYIFGVGYRFDNVPLIFGNPATGAQKVNKTNLRITTDVSIRNVKNFLRRLAEDIDEISGGQKITTIKVNADYTVSEKVTLRAYFDRTVNAPYVSNVFPIATSNFGFSLRVEL